The DNA window CAGTTGGACAGTTTTGGGAGAAGTGGTAACTTTTGCTGTAAGGTTTGAATCCCAGAGCATAAATTGCACCAGGTAAAAGTTAGAATCGAAGCCAGAGACAATGTAAATGTGACTAGAAGGACGATTTCGTAAACTTAAGTCTGCCAGAGAAATGGGGTGCAGCATTGGTGACCCCATCTTGACAGTATTAACGATTTCCCCCTACCATATTGTTTCTAGGAtctttctcaagtgctgggagctgaactgtgTGTGGCCCAGGGAAAGGAACTGTGGCTAGCTAAGGAGGCCATATGTCATGTAACTTCCAGATCTTATGTCAACACCAAGCCCTCAGCTGCTGGTGGCAGCTGCTCAGCAGACTCTGGGCATGGGCAAGAGAAAATGCCCACCTCGAGCTACCTGCCTTCACCTGGCAGGAGAGGTGCTGGCTGTGGCCCGCGGGCTGAAGCCAGCTGTACTCTATGATTGCAACTCTGCAGGAGTATTGGCGCTCCAAAGTTATCTGGAGGAACTACAGGGGCTGGGCTTCCTGGAGCCAGGACTTCACATTCTTGAGATTGGAGAGAATAACTTTATTGTCAGTCCTGAGTATGCCTGTCAGCATTTGGAACAGACACTGCTTGGTACTGTAGCTTTCGTGGACGTTTCCCGCTCCCAACCTCATCCTTCTGTCCGGTCGGTGGACCAGCTCCCGGACTTGAAATCTCTCATAGCTGACGTCATCACACGTTTTCGAGGACTTAAGAAAGATGTGTCTCAGGGAGTCTCCTACACCAGGCTACATTCCTCAGACTGGAATCTCTGCACTGTATTTGGGATACTCCTGGGATATCCAGTCTCTTACACATTTGACCTGAACCGTGAAGATGACAACTGCTTAACCATGACTCCCCTGCGGGTGTTTACTGCCCGGATTTCGTGGCTGCCTGGTCAACCATCAATTCTGCTGTACTCCTTTAGTGTTCCAGAGAGTTTGTTCCCAGCCCTGAAAAACTTTCTAAGTGCCTGGGAGAAGGAACTCAGAACCCGATTTAGGGCTCAGAATGCCTTTGCTGACCTCAGCATCTCCTCTGAGGTGGTCACACTTCCTGCTGTGGCCCTCTGAGTTAACTCTGTCCGTTGAGAAGGTATCAATGAATGTCAATTACGATGAATGTTGTGCAGTCAATTGAACACGTGTGAATGGGGAGAGTCGTTGGCAGCAGTAGTATGATTTCAGTCTTTATATTAGGAGTTCCTAGGTCCTTAGCCGAGGtgtctgtttatttttcattgaatGAGAGATGGAAAAGGAGCATTGTGGAGACATGAGTGTACCCTGGGATGGTGGCCTTCCCTGGTGGATAGTGCCTTAGAGGGAAGGAGAATGACTAGGTAATCTATGTATGGAACTCTAACTGAAGTAGGGTGCGAGACAATGATGCTTAAGGGTTACACTTGTGGCTTATTTCTCAGGAATACACAGTTCTAAAGAGTAGTCTTGTGAGATAAAGTTTATTTACAAcctggtgaaaaaaaaataaaactaagagtCCGGATTCATTTGGAGGGAAACCCAAGTTATAAAGTACCAGAACTCAAGGTTTTCATGGAGTTGTTTGCATCTGAGTTTTACTTCAGATAGATGCCAGAAGTTCTTCAGATGACCAGGTTGCCTTTGTTTGCCAGGAACACTGCCAGTGCTGTAGCAATCACCACCATCAGCACTGGGAGCCATTGACCACACTGCAGCTGTATggaaggaggtggagacaggagagagcagcTATGAATTAGCTGGAGAAAGTATGGGCAAGAATAGTCCTTTGGCATTTTAACCCAGTAGAAGACCTCACACTGGTGGCAgaaggggctttttttttttttttctcttcagtgtCTCCCTCACTTTTTGTCATTTCCACTAGATAAAACCAGTTTACTAGTGGCCTAGAGACTCATATCTGACAGGGGACAGATATTTAAATGCTGATCTGAATGAGGTGGAAATTAACTCAGCAGAATAACACTCTTTGTACACGCCTCAATACTTTTGCAGTCCTCCTCTGCCCTTGTCATTATGTTTACAATAAATCAAAAAAGTACTCTTTCATGCTTGAACCAATACAGGCTGAATATCCTTTTTCTGAAATGCTTGGGATTAGGACTCATtcaaattttgtctttttttttcccattagtATTTGTTTAGTATTTGTATTAGTATTTGTAGTAGTAGTATTAGTATTTGTTTACCAGTTGAGCAGACGTAATAAAAAGACATCTGAATACCAAATGTCCTGAAATCATTTGATTCTTTTGAGCATTGTGCTTCTTTGTGCATGGTGTGCTCTGGATCTAGAACATGTCAGGTTTCCATAGCAGGAGTGCTCAATCTAGTGTCTTCCAGACTCGAGAGGTGCATAGAAATGGGGTGAATAGTGGACAGTGTTTCTTCCATGTTTGCTGTATTGTTGGCATAGTGTAAATCAAGTGGAATGGGACAGGATGACCAGATGTTGGTGTGGACTGATATATTTTATCTGTAACACTAGGcttaaaaaagaactattcagctgggcagtggtggcacacacctttaatcacagcacttgggaggcagatgcaggtggatttctgagttcgaggtcagcttggtctacagagtgagttccaggacagccaaggctacacagagaaaccctgtctcaaagaaaaaaaaaaaagaaagaaaaaaatccaccaccaccaccaccaccaaaaggaACTACCCCACTGTGATGTAGGGCTGTAGAGGGGGATGGCCCTTCTTACTCTGGGAAATGGCTCCTGGCTGTGCCTCAGTGCTTCTTGACTGTGATGTAGCTTTTGCAAAAAAGAAAGGTACTTCTCATTGAGGATGTCTATTCTGAATGCAGTTCTCTGCACTGGGGAGAGCATAGCAAGGTGTCATcagctcattctctctctctctctctctctctctctctctctctctttctctctttccttcttttctttcttttttaaagatttatttattatatgtatataagttacaccagaagagtgcatcagatcccattacagatggttgtgag is part of the Mus musculus strain C57BL/6J chromosome 1, GRCm38.p6 C57BL/6J genome and encodes:
- the A130010J15Rik gene encoding UPF0739 protein C1orf74 homolog isoform X1; the encoded protein is MSTPSPQLLVAAAQQTLGMGKRKCPPRATCLHLAGEVLAVARGLKPAVLYDCNSAGVLALQSYLEELQGLGFLEPGLHILEIGENNFIVSPEYACQHLEQTLLGTVAFVDVSRSQPHPSVRSVDQLPDLKSLIADVITRFRGLKKDVSQGVSYTRLHSSDWNLCTVFGILLGYPVSYTFDLNREDDNCLTMTPLRVFTARISWLPGQPSILLYSFSVPESLFPALKNFLSAWEKELRTRFRAQNAFADLSISSEVVTLPAVAL